The Nocardioides salarius genome includes a region encoding these proteins:
- a CDS encoding S8 family serine peptidase: MPEPRTRPAHHGVRRVLAAGCALAAGAAGLLAAASPGQAVPGADGPGGRGAELYLVTLEGPGTAGTSSELDRGLQKLRMRTRQERVLESVEAPEPVYRWTTALNGVAVELSTDQATRLSATPGVAMVEPSSVRPLAASAADPGADTAGLSPSARTRGGQGVVIGFVDTGLDPDGPVFSSAPGLGPAPTGFGGVCADADDWGPATCNGKVVAGDWFVEGFGADRVKASSSLSPRDDDGHGTAMASIAAGNAEVAVRVGDEDLGRYAGVAPQSRIAVYKACWSAPDPSDDGCATADLVSAIDRATDDGVDVLNLSVGGPPRLDTVEVALLGAAEAGTVVVAAAGDRSDGTAAHPSPWVTTVGASTGTTHEGRVRLGSDGPRVDGAMLADEGVGPARLVRGADVAAPAATREQASLCTPGSLDAAEVGGRIVLCERGGVGRTDKSAAVQRADGVGMILLNSGPDSVDADFHSVATVHLGATDAGVVRRWAREHPGAKVRLVPRGARARDLEVLGFSATGDPAGPVLKPDLVAPGSGLVGAAPTRAVGRRWDTQTGTSPATAWTSGTAARLLARRGWSAAWVRSALVGTADAVPGTPALAAGSGRVRGVRALRPGLVHDLAVEDYRTWLEGALPSDRPLNLPSVLLSSARSTTTRTVTNTSSRARYFSSSTAGFEAHDVSVSPAALRLAPGESATYTVRVAGGTRTSDDGVVLWRGGDGTRTRVPVQLSR, translated from the coding sequence CACGTCCTCCGAGCTCGACCGCGGGCTGCAGAAGCTGCGGATGCGCACCCGCCAGGAGCGGGTGCTGGAGTCGGTGGAGGCGCCCGAGCCGGTCTACCGCTGGACCACCGCCCTTAACGGGGTCGCCGTCGAGCTCAGCACCGACCAGGCCACCCGGCTCTCGGCCACGCCGGGCGTCGCGATGGTCGAGCCCAGCAGCGTCCGGCCGCTGGCGGCCTCCGCCGCCGACCCGGGTGCCGACACCGCGGGGCTGAGCCCGTCGGCCCGGACCCGCGGCGGCCAGGGCGTGGTGATCGGCTTCGTCGACACCGGCCTCGACCCCGACGGCCCGGTCTTCTCCTCGGCGCCCGGGCTCGGCCCGGCGCCCACCGGCTTCGGGGGCGTCTGCGCCGACGCCGACGACTGGGGCCCGGCCACCTGCAACGGCAAGGTCGTGGCCGGAGACTGGTTCGTCGAGGGCTTCGGCGCCGACCGGGTCAAGGCCTCCTCGTCGCTCTCCCCGCGCGACGACGACGGGCACGGCACCGCCATGGCCTCGATCGCCGCCGGCAACGCCGAGGTGGCCGTGCGCGTCGGGGACGAGGACCTCGGCCGCTACGCAGGTGTCGCCCCGCAGTCACGCATCGCCGTCTACAAGGCCTGCTGGAGCGCCCCCGACCCCTCCGACGACGGCTGTGCCACCGCCGACCTGGTCTCCGCCATCGACCGTGCCACCGACGACGGCGTCGACGTGCTCAACCTGTCGGTCGGCGGACCGCCCCGGCTCGACACCGTCGAGGTCGCGCTGCTGGGGGCCGCCGAGGCCGGCACGGTCGTGGTCGCCGCGGCCGGAGACCGCTCCGACGGCACCGCCGCGCACCCCTCCCCCTGGGTCACCACGGTGGGCGCCAGCACCGGCACCACCCACGAGGGGCGGGTGCGCCTGGGCTCCGACGGTCCCCGCGTCGACGGCGCGATGCTCGCCGACGAGGGGGTCGGCCCGGCCCGGCTCGTGCGTGGCGCCGACGTGGCCGCCCCCGCCGCCACCCGGGAGCAGGCCTCCCTGTGCACGCCCGGCAGCCTGGACGCCGCCGAGGTGGGCGGGCGCATCGTGCTGTGCGAGCGCGGCGGGGTGGGCCGCACCGACAAGTCCGCTGCCGTGCAGCGCGCCGACGGGGTCGGCATGATCCTGCTCAACAGCGGTCCCGACTCCGTGGACGCCGACTTCCACAGCGTGGCCACCGTGCACCTGGGCGCCACCGACGCCGGCGTCGTACGCCGCTGGGCGCGCGAGCACCCGGGCGCCAAGGTGCGGCTGGTGCCGCGCGGCGCCCGCGCACGCGATCTCGAGGTGCTGGGCTTCTCGGCCACCGGCGACCCGGCCGGGCCGGTGCTCAAGCCCGACCTCGTCGCCCCCGGCTCCGGGCTGGTGGGCGCGGCCCCGACGCGCGCGGTCGGACGGCGCTGGGACACCCAGACCGGCACCTCACCGGCCACGGCGTGGACCAGCGGCACCGCCGCCCGGCTCCTGGCGCGCCGAGGGTGGAGCGCGGCGTGGGTGCGCTCCGCACTGGTCGGCACCGCCGACGCCGTCCCGGGCACCCCGGCCCTGGCGGCCGGGTCGGGCCGGGTGCGTGGAGTCCGGGCGCTGCGCCCCGGGCTGGTCCACGACCTGGCGGTCGAGGACTACCGCACCTGGCTGGAGGGTGCGCTGCCCTCCGACCGCCCCCTGAACCTGCCCTCCGTGCTGCTGAGCAGCGCTCGGTCGACGACCACGCGCACCGTGACCAACACCAGCAGCAGGGCGCGCTACTTCTCCTCCTCCACGGCCGGCTTCGAGGCGCACGACGTCAGCGTGAGCCCCGCTGCGCTGCGCCTGGCCCCGGGCGAGTCGGCGACCTACACGGTGCGGGTCGCCGGAGGCACCCGCACCAGCGACGACGGCGTGGTGCTGTGGCGCGGCGGCGACGGCACCCGCACCCGCGTGCCGGTGCAGCTCAGCCGCTGA